The Triticum aestivum cultivar Chinese Spring chromosome 7B, IWGSC CS RefSeq v2.1, whole genome shotgun sequence genome window below encodes:
- the LOC123160901 gene encoding PHD finger-like domain-containing protein 5A isoform X1, which yields MAKHHPDLIMCRKQPGIAIGRLCEKCDGKCVICDSYVRPCTLVRVCDECNYGSFQGRCVICGGVGISDAYYCKECTQQEKDRDGCPKIVNLGSAKTDLFYERKKYGFKKR from the coding sequence ATGGCGAAGCATCATCCTGATCTCATCATGTGCCGGAAGCAGCCTGGCATTGCTATTGGTCGCCTGTGTGAAAAGTGTGATGGCAAGTGTGTCATCTGTGACTCGTACGTGCGCCCATGTACGCTTGTCCGGGTCTGCGACGAGTGCAACTACGGCTCGTTCCAGGGAAGGTGCGTCATCTGTGGCGGAGTTGGCATCTCAGACGCCTACTACTGCAAAGAGTGCACGCAGCAGGAGAAGGACCGAGATGGGTGCCCCAAGATTGTCAACCTAGGAAGCGCCAAGACCGATCTCTTCTACGAGCGCAAGAAGTATGGTTTTAAGAAGAGATGA
- the LOC123160901 gene encoding PHD finger-like domain-containing protein 5A isoform X2, whose translation MAKHHPDLIMCRKQPGIAIGRLCEKCDGKCVICDSYVRPCTLVRVCDECNYGSFQGRCVICGGVGISDAYYCKECTQQEKDRDGCPKIVNLGSAKTDLFYERKKYGFKKR comes from the coding sequence ATGGCGAAGCATCATCCTGATCTCATCATGTGCCGGAAGCAGCCTGGCATTGCTATTGGTCGCCTGTGTGAAAAGTGTGATGGCAAGTGTGTCATCTGTGACTCGTACGTGCGCCCATGTACGCTTGTCCGGGTCTGCGACGAGTGCAACTACGGCTCGTTCCAGGGAAGGTGCGTCATCTGTGGCGGAGTTGGCATCTCAGACGCCTACTACTGCAAAGAGTGCACGCAGCAGGAGAAGGACCGAGATGGGTGCCCCAAGATTGTCAACCTAGGAAGCGCCAAGACCGATCTCTTCTACGAGCGCAAGAAGTATG